One window of the Anopheles cruzii chromosome 2, idAnoCruzAS_RS32_06, whole genome shotgun sequence genome contains the following:
- the LOC128267751 gene encoding superoxide dismutase [Cu-Zn] isoform X2, producing the protein MPLKAVCVLNGEVKGTIFFEQSGESDPVKVTGSVTGLKPGDHGFHIHEFGDNTNGCMSTGAHFNPHGKTHGAPDAAERHAGDMGNVVADASGEAKVELTVEQIALSGPMNVVGRSLVVHADPDDLGLGGHELSKTTGNAGARLACGVIGLCKI; encoded by the exons ATGCCGCTGAAAGCCGTGTGCGTTTTGAATGGCGAAGTGAAGGGAACGATTTTTTTCGAACAGAGT GGAGAATCGGACCCCGTCAAGGTTACTGGGTCAGTTACCGGCCTGAAGCCTGGCGATCACGGGTTCCATATTCACGAGTTCGGAGATAATACCAACGGATGCATGTCCACCGGGGCTCATTTCAATCCACACGGCAAAACGCACGGCGCACCGGATGCAGCGGAGCGTCATGCTGGCGATATGGGCAACGTTGTGGCTGACGCTTCCGGTGAAGCTAAAGTGGAGTTGACCGTGGAGCAGATTGCACTCAGCGGACCCATGAACGTGGTCGGCCGTTCGCTCGTTGTTCATGCTGATCCGGACGATCTTGGACTAGGTGGACATGAACTGAGCAAAACCACCGGCAATGCTGGGGCTCGGCTGGCGTGCGGCGTGATTGGActgtgcaaaatttaa
- the LOC128267751 gene encoding superoxide dismutase [Cu-Zn] isoform X1: protein MPLKAVCVLNGEVKGTIFFEQSGTSVAVTGALEGLKPGKHGLHVHEFGDFSRGCLSTGPHYNPDGNDHGAPEDENRHVGDLGNIVAYGGGLAKVQLADPKITLTGERSIIGRTLSVSEYEDDQGRGGHDYSKTTGNSGNCIACAIIGVAREEYFAERLHLTSG, encoded by the exons ATGCCGCTGAAAGCCGTGTGCGTTTTGAATGGCGAAGTGAAGGGAACGATTTTTTTCGAACAGAGT GGTACATCCGTGGCTGTAACCGGGGCACTCGAGGGGCTGAAGCCCGGAAAGCACGGTCTGCACGTGCACGAGTTTGGGGACTTTTCGCGCGGATGTCTGTCGACCGGGCCACACTACAATCCGGACGGCAACGATCACGGGGCGCCAGAGGACGAAAACCGTCACGTCGGAGATTTGGGTAACATAGTGGCGTATGGCGGGGGACTGGCGAAGGTGCAGCTGGCGGATCCAAAGATAACGCTCACCGGCGAGCGCAGCATCATCGGTAGGACCCTGTCGGTGTCGGAGTATGAGGATGATCAAGGGCGGGGCGGACACGATTACAGCAAAACGACGGGCAACTCGGGCAACTGCATCGCTTGCGCCATCATTGGTGTTGCGCGGGAAGAATACTTCGCCGAGCGATTGCATCTGACCTCAGGCTAA
- the LOC128268753 gene encoding histone H4 — MTGRGKGGKGLGKGGAKRHRKVLRDNIQGITKPAIRRLARRGGVKRISGLIYEETRGVLKVFLENVIRDAVTYTEHAKRKTVTAMDVVYALKRQGRTLYGFGG, encoded by the coding sequence ATGACTGGACGCGGAAAGGGAGGAAAAGGACTGGGCAAAGGAGGAGCTAAGCGTCACCGGAAGGTGCTGCGCGATAACATCCAGGGCATCACCAAGCCGGCCATCCGTCGTTTGGCCCGCCGTGGAGGCGTCAAGCGTATTTCCGGGCTGATCTACGAGGAAACGCGCGGAGTGTTGAAGGTGTTCCTGGAGAACGTGATCCGCGATGCGGTCACCTACACGGAGCACGCCAAGCGCAAGACCGTGACCGCCATGGATGTGGTGTACGCTCTGAAGCGCCAGGGCCGCACTCTGTACGGTTTTGGAGGCTAA